Proteins encoded within one genomic window of Granulicella pectinivorans:
- a CDS encoding aldose epimerase family protein: protein MTLKHFAPVALLLLVTCSLQARVKRGSWGTMDDGRPIALYTLEDGHIRVQLTDYGARIVSIEAPDREGQRTDVVLGFHNAAQYLADPKAYFGATIGRYANRLAGGTFEIDGQTWHVPINNNANAMHGGPEGFSRKLWKGKANGKGSVEFTLLSPDGEMGFPGALTVHVRYTLMGGSLRIDYTATTSRATVINLTNHTYFNLGGEASGNVLDEELQLNADRYTPIGTGLIPTGEVLRVDQTPFDFRAMTPIGRRMGGHHAQLDLAGGYDHNFVLQPAGGKLRRAAEVFDPGSGRTLQVSTTEPAVQFYSGNFLNGSVKGYSGKPYEKHAGFCLETQHYPDSPHHANFPTTTLRPGEVFRSTTVFTFGIRPR from the coding sequence ATGACGTTGAAACACTTTGCGCCGGTTGCGCTTCTTCTGCTGGTGACGTGCAGTTTGCAGGCTAGGGTGAAGCGGGGTTCCTGGGGAACGATGGATGATGGACGTCCTATCGCGCTGTATACGCTCGAGGACGGACATATACGCGTGCAGCTTACCGACTATGGCGCAAGGATCGTGAGCATCGAGGCCCCGGATCGAGAGGGGCAGCGCACGGACGTGGTGCTCGGGTTCCACAACGCGGCGCAGTATCTGGCGGACCCGAAGGCGTACTTCGGAGCGACGATCGGGCGGTACGCGAACCGCCTTGCGGGTGGCACATTTGAGATAGACGGGCAGACCTGGCATGTGCCGATCAACAATAACGCCAACGCGATGCATGGTGGGCCTGAGGGCTTCAGCCGCAAACTATGGAAGGGCAAGGCCAACGGCAAGGGGAGCGTGGAATTCACGCTGCTGAGTCCCGATGGAGAGATGGGCTTTCCGGGCGCTCTGACCGTCCACGTACGTTACACGCTCATGGGTGGATCTCTGCGGATCGACTATACGGCGACGACGAGCAGGGCGACGGTAATCAACCTGACGAATCACACGTACTTCAACCTGGGCGGCGAGGCGAGTGGCAATGTTCTGGATGAGGAGCTTCAACTCAACGCCGACCGCTATACGCCGATTGGCACCGGGCTGATTCCCACGGGCGAAGTGCTTCGCGTGGACCAGACTCCTTTTGATTTCCGGGCAATGACGCCGATCGGAAGACGCATGGGAGGGCATCACGCTCAACTGGATTTGGCAGGTGGATATGACCACAACTTCGTCCTGCAGCCTGCCGGTGGGAAGCTGCGTAGGGCTGCGGAGGTGTTCGATCCCGGCAGTGGACGCACCTTGCAGGTATCGACCACGGAACCCGCGGTGCAGTTCTACTCCGGCAACTTCCTGAACGGATCGGTGAAGGGCTATAGCGGCAAGCCCTATGAGAAGCACGCCGGGTTTTGCCTGGAGACGCAGCACTATCCGGATTCACCGCACCATGCCAACTTTCCGACCACCACACTGCGGCCGGGAGAGGTGTTCCGATCGACGACGGTGTTCACGTTTGGGATACGGCCGAGATAG
- a CDS encoding sulfatase-like hydrolase/transferase translates to MNRRNFFTLSAGTLLGGGLLYGEQAQSDSRTRPLKFTQERTGAGPFQRAEGGKAPHILLISADMVSPDLYHPARPASQHVNIPNIRSLMQDGTFFENAFCTVPLCAPSRASYLTGRYSYIQGNGERAPEGLETQLRPDDIVFPEYLKAAGYIARQVGKCHVGTKKFLDAFGENDQPWDRWSPPVFDDDDFLAYQRSLGVKQQKYSREIVFKMQDRKTPGNSTGGWIVQEDGKPFPLEAHYSYYLAKKAIETVEGLLANGSGKRHPMYIQLDIFDPHQPFSIPAGFEQRERELRALMTLPDTYRDAQKSDFKRAENEPEIVDVYRRYWGIYEPEKLLEYRVAYALQMELVDHVIGMVLRRMKHLGLYEEMVVAFISDHGEMNGRRAMVDKGVYLYPDVLRVPFVVKSPRSMPRAHATVASPVSLMDLSQTLLGFAGIVPEAKFDGISLLPYLRDGKGSEERTLLFFGGWHVGVNFACGMQHRAADGRRYLYAYNCSSTCDELYDLESVDAVNLIDSPSHATVRKELINRLGTALQADPRWVGFWAEFRLARFADLPQAKGDMQLFTAPV, encoded by the coding sequence ATGAACCGGCGCAACTTCTTTACGCTCTCGGCAGGAACCCTTCTTGGAGGCGGCCTGCTCTATGGGGAGCAGGCTCAATCCGATAGCAGGACACGCCCGCTCAAATTTACGCAGGAGCGCACAGGCGCTGGCCCGTTCCAGCGGGCGGAGGGCGGCAAGGCCCCCCATATCCTGCTGATCAGCGCCGATATGGTCAGCCCGGATCTCTATCATCCCGCGCGGCCGGCTTCGCAGCATGTGAACATTCCCAACATTCGCTCGTTGATGCAGGATGGAACGTTCTTTGAAAATGCCTTCTGCACCGTGCCCCTGTGCGCCCCTTCGCGGGCTTCGTATCTGACGGGGCGGTACAGCTACATCCAGGGCAATGGTGAACGCGCCCCGGAGGGACTGGAAACGCAGCTTCGTCCAGACGATATCGTATTTCCGGAGTATCTGAAGGCAGCCGGATATATCGCACGGCAGGTGGGTAAGTGCCATGTGGGCACGAAGAAGTTTCTGGATGCGTTCGGCGAGAACGACCAGCCGTGGGATCGGTGGTCGCCTCCGGTGTTCGACGATGACGACTTCCTCGCGTACCAGCGTTCACTCGGCGTGAAGCAGCAGAAGTACTCGCGGGAGATCGTCTTCAAGATGCAGGATCGAAAAACTCCCGGAAACTCCACCGGTGGATGGATCGTGCAGGAAGATGGGAAGCCGTTTCCGCTGGAGGCGCACTACAGCTATTACCTGGCCAAGAAGGCGATCGAGACGGTGGAGGGCCTGCTGGCCAATGGATCGGGCAAGCGGCATCCAATGTATATTCAGCTCGACATCTTCGATCCGCACCAGCCCTTCTCCATTCCTGCTGGATTCGAGCAGCGGGAACGCGAGTTGCGCGCCTTGATGACGCTGCCCGATACCTACAGGGATGCGCAGAAAAGCGACTTCAAGCGAGCGGAGAATGAGCCTGAGATCGTCGATGTCTACCGGCGGTACTGGGGGATCTACGAGCCGGAGAAGCTGCTGGAGTATCGCGTTGCCTATGCGTTGCAGATGGAACTGGTGGACCATGTGATCGGCATGGTTTTAAGGCGGATGAAACACCTCGGGCTGTATGAAGAGATGGTGGTTGCTTTCATCTCAGACCATGGAGAGATGAACGGTCGGCGAGCGATGGTGGATAAGGGCGTGTATTTGTATCCGGATGTGTTACGTGTACCCTTCGTCGTAAAGAGTCCGCGTTCCATGCCGCGGGCACATGCCACGGTCGCTTCCCCGGTATCGCTCATGGATCTGTCCCAGACGTTGCTTGGATTTGCCGGAATTGTGCCCGAGGCCAAGTTCGACGGCATCTCTCTGCTTCCTTATCTACGCGACGGCAAAGGCAGCGAGGAACGCACGCTGCTGTTCTTTGGCGGATGGCACGTCGGCGTCAACTTTGCATGCGGGATGCAGCATCGGGCAGCGGACGGAAGGCGTTATCTCTATGCGTATAACTGCAGCTCTACATGCGATGAGTTGTATGACCTCGAGAGCGTCGATGCAGTCAACCTGATCGATAGCCCATCCCACGCGACGGTGCGCAAGGAACTCATCAACCGCCTTGGCACTGCGTTGCAGGCCGATCCGCGCTGGGTTGGTTTTTGGGCGGAGTTTCGTCTGGCTCGTTTTGCCGACCTGCCCCAAGCAAAAGGCGATATGCAGCTCTTTACCGCACCGGTCTGA
- a CDS encoding alpha-L-arabinofuranosidase C-terminal domain-containing protein, translating into MPALRPAHLLVASLLTTACLAQVTAGRPMPKTVKVHVDPAGNQGTVPPHLFGGFLEPIDSSINNGVIAEILVNGSLEAGLWNHAMLEQIFRDQPELIDSTNQTGIPIPWQPLNKAAGNRYELHVGHAANSWQSLEIMGTPDDLTGIKQRVYLPVPRTDGYRVSLYARHGSGPTRLNVSLRSRSTDKILATASIEAAAGEWTKYAAKLQLKLNDVHRLEPVDFAISVEGDERVDLDQISLMPDDALGPFDPEVVRMSEDMHMTELRLGGNFISYYHWRDGIGPLDKRVTMENIAWGIPEYNNFGTDEFLAFCKLVHAEPQFNLNMGSGTPSEAADWVRYIRERYQGPLILEMGNELYGHWQVGYPTIHEIAPRTLAFSQALKPLAKDAMLMATGESPNQFEAWNAAQYTNPPGTFDLLTMHFITGTNHVRLAPYTPDFMAAAAYAVPHALGAHLDSMQAQMDAVPGYKGKAHFAITEWLFNSKGEGERNFTNESPSSRNEGGAVMVAATFNTYFRHNAEVKLVDMTGLMEFAGIWKRREQVFASPAYYVFQLYAAAKGDTVLPVTTDTGTYSVKNGTQGYADVADVPYVDIVATRSKDNRTITLFCVNRSLTDDAPTEIDLGPSLVSGVAKVDQMTAVSRYVMNDEVEPKRVVPQVSGLNVEARKPLHLTLPHESVTVIHLQAASK; encoded by the coding sequence ATGCCAGCCCTACGACCCGCCCATCTCCTCGTCGCTTCACTCCTCACGACCGCTTGCCTGGCGCAGGTGACGGCCGGCAGGCCTATGCCGAAGACCGTCAAGGTCCATGTGGACCCCGCGGGCAACCAGGGCACGGTGCCTCCGCACCTCTTCGGCGGCTTCCTCGAGCCTATCGACTCTTCCATCAACAACGGCGTCATCGCCGAGATTCTCGTGAACGGGAGCCTCGAAGCCGGCCTCTGGAATCACGCCATGCTGGAGCAAATCTTCCGCGACCAGCCCGAATTGATCGACTCGACCAACCAGACCGGGATTCCAATCCCATGGCAGCCACTCAACAAGGCCGCAGGCAACCGCTACGAGCTGCACGTCGGGCATGCCGCCAACAGTTGGCAATCGCTCGAGATCATGGGCACGCCAGACGATCTCACCGGGATCAAGCAGCGCGTCTACCTGCCGGTCCCCCGCACGGATGGCTACCGTGTCTCGCTCTACGCAAGACACGGTAGTGGGCCAACCCGCCTCAATGTTTCGCTTCGGTCGCGCAGCACGGACAAGATACTCGCCACCGCCTCCATTGAGGCTGCGGCAGGGGAGTGGACGAAGTACGCCGCGAAGCTCCAGCTCAAGCTCAATGACGTGCATCGCCTCGAGCCCGTGGATTTCGCTATCTCCGTCGAGGGCGATGAGCGGGTGGACCTCGACCAAATCTCCCTCATGCCGGACGACGCTCTTGGCCCCTTCGATCCTGAAGTGGTTCGCATGTCCGAAGACATGCACATGACGGAGCTCCGTCTCGGAGGAAACTTCATCAGTTACTACCACTGGCGCGACGGTATTGGTCCTCTCGACAAGCGCGTCACCATGGAGAACATCGCGTGGGGCATCCCGGAATACAACAACTTCGGCACCGATGAGTTTCTTGCCTTTTGCAAGCTTGTCCATGCCGAGCCGCAGTTCAACCTCAACATGGGCAGCGGCACGCCCTCCGAGGCAGCCGACTGGGTTCGCTACATCCGCGAGCGCTACCAGGGGCCCTTGATCCTCGAGATGGGCAATGAACTGTATGGCCATTGGCAGGTCGGCTATCCTACCATCCACGAGATCGCGCCCCGCACTCTCGCCTTCAGCCAGGCCTTGAAGCCTCTCGCGAAGGACGCCATGCTCATGGCGACCGGCGAATCCCCCAACCAGTTCGAGGCATGGAACGCTGCGCAGTACACCAACCCGCCCGGCACCTTCGATCTTCTTACGATGCACTTCATCACCGGCACCAACCACGTCCGTCTCGCGCCTTACACGCCCGACTTCATGGCCGCCGCCGCCTACGCCGTACCCCATGCGCTCGGTGCCCATCTCGACAGCATGCAGGCCCAAATGGACGCTGTTCCTGGTTACAAAGGCAAGGCACATTTCGCGATCACCGAATGGCTCTTCAATAGCAAAGGCGAGGGCGAGCGCAACTTTACCAACGAAAGCCCAAGCTCCCGCAATGAAGGCGGGGCCGTGATGGTTGCCGCAACCTTCAACACGTACTTCCGCCATAACGCCGAGGTCAAGCTCGTCGACATGACCGGCCTCATGGAGTTTGCCGGCATCTGGAAGCGCCGCGAGCAGGTCTTCGCCTCTCCCGCCTACTACGTCTTCCAGCTCTATGCCGCAGCCAAGGGAGATACGGTTCTGCCGGTCACCACCGATACCGGCACCTACAGCGTTAAGAACGGCACCCAGGGCTACGCCGACGTCGCCGATGTCCCTTATGTCGATATCGTCGCTACACGCAGCAAGGACAACCGCACCATCACCCTTTTCTGCGTCAACCGATCGCTCACTGACGATGCCCCCACCGAGATCGATCTCGGCCCATCCCTGGTATCGGGCGTTGCAAAGGTCGATCAGATGACGGCAGTCTCGCGCTACGTCATGAACGACGAGGTCGAGCCGAAGCGTGTCGTCCCGCAGGTGAGCGGCCTGAACGTCGAGGCCAGGAAGCCCCTGCATCTCACGCTGCCGCACGAGAGCGTAACTGTGATCCACCTTCAGGCCGCATCGAAGTAG
- a CDS encoding alpha-galactosidase has translation MRLISACIMLLFTVSPVVRAQDPAPAHISFDEKTRVFRIDGGESTYAFGVNPQGALETVYWGGRLQPSDPLPAARSAVGALAFETENGLAPQEFGGSGAGMVVEPALKITFPDGVRDLVLHYVSHTLAADKLTVTLKDMSRDVVVVLTYTVDSATGVIGRSALIENKTKAAFQIEKAAAASLNLPIGETYRLNYLTGRWAGEFNLQQVPLQPGKTVLESRRGSTGHQNNPWFAIERSASTDEEHGDVWFGALAWSGSWSISIEEDPLHRVHVVGGFNPFDFGYKLNPGETLETPILYAGFTKNGLGGASRTMHRFERASIMPRTTVRPVLYNSWEATEFAVDEPGQAKLAEEAASIGVERFVMDDGWFGQRKDDHAGLGDWYVNKQKFPNGLKPLIDKVHALGMDFGLWVEPEMVNPDSDLYRKHPDWVLNETGRPRTESRNQLVLNLARPDVRAYVLGFLDKLVTENDIAFLKWDYNRNWSEPGWPAVAPDEQRKVYVEYVRNLYGILRDLRARHPKLEIESCSGGGGRVDLGIMGLTEEVWTSDNTDPLDRLTIQDGFSYAYTPNIMMAWVTDTGWGGTGRTTSLDYRFLVAMQGSLGIGANLNKWTPEDFANAKRLVADYKLVREVVQHGSLYRLISPRHDSPDSATETVSLDRSQAVLFAYLHSGHESYPYPTIQLKGLDPEAQYHLRALEGSSAANAPASASGRYWMEHGITPLMKGDFKAAGFFLTKAAQ, from the coding sequence ATGCGTTTGATCTCAGCCTGCATCATGCTGCTTTTCACCGTTTCACCGGTCGTCCGTGCCCAGGATCCGGCACCCGCGCACATCAGTTTCGACGAAAAGACACGTGTCTTCCGTATCGATGGTGGAGAGAGCACCTATGCCTTCGGCGTGAATCCCCAGGGAGCCCTCGAGACCGTCTACTGGGGCGGGCGTTTGCAGCCCAGCGACCCTCTTCCCGCAGCGCGTTCCGCCGTGGGAGCTCTCGCCTTTGAGACGGAAAACGGGCTTGCCCCGCAGGAGTTCGGCGGCTCCGGCGCAGGTATGGTGGTGGAACCTGCCCTGAAGATCACCTTCCCTGACGGCGTACGCGACCTCGTCCTGCACTACGTCTCGCACACCCTTGCCGCGGACAAACTCACCGTCACTCTGAAGGACATGAGCCGCGATGTGGTGGTTGTCCTTACCTACACGGTGGACTCCGCTACTGGCGTCATCGGACGCTCCGCTCTGATTGAAAACAAGACGAAAGCGGCTTTCCAGATTGAGAAGGCCGCCGCCGCCAGCCTTAACCTGCCCATCGGCGAGACCTACCGGCTCAACTACCTCACCGGACGCTGGGCTGGCGAGTTCAACCTCCAGCAGGTGCCTCTCCAGCCTGGCAAGACCGTCCTCGAAAGCCGGCGCGGCTCCACCGGTCACCAGAACAACCCATGGTTTGCCATCGAGCGCAGCGCATCGACCGACGAGGAGCACGGTGATGTATGGTTCGGCGCCCTTGCCTGGAGCGGTTCATGGAGCATCTCCATCGAGGAGGATCCACTCCATCGCGTCCACGTCGTCGGCGGCTTCAACCCCTTCGACTTCGGCTACAAGCTCAACCCCGGCGAGACCCTTGAGACCCCCATCCTCTATGCCGGCTTTACCAAGAATGGTCTCGGCGGTGCCTCCCGCACGATGCATCGTTTCGAGCGTGCCAGCATCATGCCCCGCACCACCGTGCGCCCCGTCCTCTACAACTCCTGGGAGGCCACCGAGTTCGCCGTCGACGAGCCCGGTCAGGCTAAGCTCGCCGAAGAGGCCGCCAGCATCGGCGTCGAACGCTTCGTCATGGACGACGGCTGGTTCGGCCAGCGCAAGGATGACCATGCCGGACTTGGCGACTGGTACGTCAACAAGCAGAAGTTCCCTAATGGTCTCAAGCCCCTCATCGACAAGGTTCATGCCCTCGGCATGGACTTCGGTCTCTGGGTGGAGCCCGAGATGGTCAACCCCGACAGCGACCTTTACCGGAAGCACCCCGATTGGGTCCTCAACGAAACAGGACGCCCGCGTACCGAGTCCCGCAACCAACTCGTCCTCAACCTCGCCCGGCCCGATGTGCGTGCCTACGTCCTCGGATTCCTCGATAAGCTCGTCACCGAGAACGACATCGCTTTCCTGAAGTGGGACTACAACCGGAACTGGTCCGAGCCCGGCTGGCCCGCCGTCGCGCCCGATGAGCAACGCAAGGTCTATGTCGAGTATGTTCGCAATCTCTACGGCATCCTGCGTGACCTGCGCGCCAGGCACCCGAAGCTTGAGATCGAATCCTGCTCCGGCGGTGGTGGACGTGTCGACCTCGGCATCATGGGCCTGACCGAAGAGGTCTGGACCTCCGATAACACCGACCCCCTCGACCGTCTCACCATTCAGGATGGCTTCAGCTACGCCTACACCCCGAATATTATGATGGCCTGGGTCACGGACACCGGCTGGGGCGGCACGGGCCGCACCACCTCGCTCGACTACCGCTTTCTGGTCGCGATGCAGGGATCGCTCGGGATCGGCGCCAACCTCAACAAGTGGACCCCCGAAGACTTCGCCAACGCGAAGCGCCTTGTGGCCGACTACAAGCTCGTCCGCGAAGTGGTGCAGCACGGCAGCCTCTATCGCCTGATCTCACCCCGCCACGACAGCCCCGATTCCGCCACCGAGACCGTCTCGCTCGACCGGTCGCAGGCCGTACTCTTCGCCTATCTGCACTCCGGTCACGAGTCCTACCCGTATCCCACGATCCAGCTCAAGGGGCTTGACCCGGAAGCCCAGTACCACCTCCGCGCCCTCGAAGGCTCATCCGCGGCCAATGCTCCCGCATCCGCGAGCGGCCGTTATTGGATGGAGCATGGCATCACGCCGCTGATGAAGGGAGACTTCAAAGCAGCCGGATTTTTTCTGACCAAAGCCGCTCAGTAA
- a CDS encoding c-type cytochrome domain-containing protein: protein MRLKAKPAWIAPVVACAMLLVLPLVFRLDGKPHADWQQFLGRFHPLMVHLPIGLLVLVPVLELCGWLRPPLREAAGFVLGLSVLACIASLVLGYLLAYGAGEAGAGITRHMWGGIALTIVVLLSALIRPAWSAGRVDWSYPSLLFGVMLVLAWTAHQGGSLTHGENYLTEYLPAPFKSQAGNSFYAKQIHPVMDAKCVACHGASKAKGGLRMDTYGALMKGGSDGPVVVAGHPEKSLLIERVMLPREHAKFMPAEGRAPLRPEEVALIKAWIAQGASESASTLVGVAVREKDKPLPQVGDYRGRMEEIAQLSKATGSTLMPVSKNMRDGLILNTVDASKTFGDAQLARLEPLYPYIVEVELGRSGVTDAAFAKLAKFPHLRAIHLEGTSVTGAGIDAILRLPELTYVNLSSTQVTAAAVAPLAASKTVVHLYLYNTPAQPVAVATDAKKVL, encoded by the coding sequence TTGAGGTTGAAGGCAAAGCCAGCCTGGATTGCGCCTGTGGTGGCGTGTGCGATGTTGCTTGTGCTGCCGCTTGTCTTCAGGCTGGACGGCAAGCCGCACGCCGACTGGCAGCAGTTTCTGGGGCGGTTTCATCCTCTCATGGTGCATCTGCCGATCGGGCTGCTGGTGCTCGTGCCGGTGCTGGAGCTCTGCGGATGGCTGCGGCCTCCGTTGCGGGAAGCAGCGGGGTTTGTGCTTGGGCTCAGTGTGCTTGCGTGCATCGCGTCCCTGGTGCTCGGGTATCTTCTTGCCTATGGCGCTGGCGAGGCGGGTGCGGGCATAACGCGGCACATGTGGGGCGGGATTGCCCTGACGATCGTGGTGCTGCTCTCTGCGCTGATTCGGCCTGCGTGGAGCGCAGGACGAGTGGATTGGAGCTATCCCTCGCTGCTATTTGGGGTGATGCTGGTGCTGGCGTGGACGGCACATCAGGGCGGTTCTCTGACGCATGGAGAGAACTATCTGACAGAGTATCTGCCTGCCCCGTTCAAGAGTCAGGCGGGAAATTCCTTCTACGCAAAACAGATTCATCCGGTGATGGATGCGAAGTGCGTGGCGTGCCATGGAGCATCCAAGGCGAAGGGAGGCCTGCGGATGGATACGTACGGGGCGCTGATGAAGGGCGGATCGGATGGACCTGTCGTCGTCGCGGGGCATCCCGAGAAAAGCCTCCTGATCGAGCGTGTGATGTTGCCGCGTGAGCATGCGAAGTTTATGCCGGCCGAGGGGCGAGCTCCGCTGCGGCCAGAGGAGGTTGCGCTGATCAAAGCGTGGATCGCGCAAGGGGCCTCGGAGTCGGCATCCACATTGGTTGGCGTTGCGGTGCGCGAGAAGGATAAACCTCTGCCGCAGGTCGGGGACTATAGGGGGCGTATGGAGGAGATTGCGCAACTGTCAAAAGCGACGGGCAGCACGCTGATGCCGGTGTCGAAGAACATGCGGGATGGGTTGATCCTGAATACCGTGGATGCTTCAAAGACATTTGGGGATGCGCAGCTAGCCAGGCTGGAGCCTCTGTATCCGTATATCGTCGAGGTGGAGCTGGGGCGTTCCGGCGTGACGGATGCAGCATTTGCGAAGCTGGCGAAGTTTCCGCATCTGCGGGCGATTCACCTCGAAGGAACGAGCGTTACGGGAGCCGGGATCGATGCGATTCTGCGACTGCCCGAGCTGACGTATGTGAACCTGAGCAGCACGCAGGTAACGGCGGCGGCGGTGGCTCCTTTGGCCGCCAGCAAGACCGTGGTTCATCTCTATCTGTACAACACTCCGGCGCAGCCCGTTGCAGTCGCGACCGATGCCAAGAAGGTGCTATGA
- a CDS encoding DUF1501 domain-containing protein, which yields MKQHALCTDPEHGPTVMDLPIPEGLKAEWAALQTRRHFLGRAGKVLGWAGLASLMGDAALTPRVQAAGIPAADTLKLPHFAPKAKRAIYLFMSGAPPQMDLLDYKPGLAQMYDKDLPESVRGVQQLTGMTSGQARFPIAPSHWDFKQYGKSGAWVSDLLPNTAKMVDDLTIIRSTNTDAINHEPAIMLLNTGNMNAGKPCLGSWLSYGLGSMNDNLPAFMVLLSRTNPKENNQPVSSRLWSSGYLSSEHAGVGLRSAGDPVLFLSDPAGVNTEVRRKMLDAVGEMNHQAYQELGDPETNARIAQYEMAYRMQASVPELSDLSKEPQSTWDLYGQDAKVPGTFAYNCLMARRMAERGVRFTQIYKRGWDVHADVVGLLPVLCQETDRPAYALVTDLKQRGLLDDTLVIWGAEFGRTVYSQGGLSATNYGRDHHPRCYTTWMAGAGVRPGITYGETDEFSYNVVKDPVHVRDFNATLLHCMGIDHNKLTYKFQGLDQKLTGTTPANVIQGLLA from the coding sequence ATGAAGCAGCATGCCTTGTGCACCGATCCCGAACACGGCCCGACCGTGATGGACCTGCCGATTCCCGAAGGATTGAAGGCGGAGTGGGCTGCCCTGCAGACGCGCCGGCATTTCCTGGGCCGAGCCGGCAAGGTTCTGGGCTGGGCCGGCCTGGCCAGCCTGATGGGCGATGCCGCGCTGACCCCGCGCGTACAGGCTGCGGGAATTCCAGCGGCGGATACGCTGAAGCTGCCGCACTTCGCCCCGAAGGCGAAGAGGGCGATCTACCTGTTTATGTCGGGGGCGCCACCCCAGATGGATCTGCTGGACTACAAGCCCGGGCTGGCGCAGATGTATGACAAGGATTTGCCGGAGTCGGTACGTGGTGTGCAGCAACTCACCGGGATGACCTCGGGACAGGCCCGCTTTCCGATTGCGCCGTCGCATTGGGACTTCAAGCAGTATGGCAAGAGTGGCGCCTGGGTGAGCGATCTGCTGCCCAATACGGCGAAGATGGTCGACGACCTGACGATCATCCGGTCGACCAACACGGACGCGATCAACCATGAACCCGCGATCATGCTGCTGAATACGGGCAATATGAATGCAGGCAAGCCGTGCCTCGGATCGTGGCTTTCGTATGGCCTGGGAAGCATGAACGACAACCTGCCGGCATTCATGGTGCTGCTGAGCAGGACGAATCCGAAGGAGAACAACCAGCCGGTGTCGTCACGGCTATGGAGCAGTGGGTATCTATCGTCGGAGCATGCAGGCGTGGGATTGCGATCTGCCGGAGATCCGGTATTGTTCCTGAGCGATCCGGCTGGCGTGAATACCGAGGTACGGCGCAAGATGCTGGACGCCGTGGGCGAGATGAATCACCAGGCGTACCAGGAGCTGGGCGATCCGGAGACAAACGCGCGCATTGCCCAGTACGAGATGGCATACCGGATGCAGGCTTCCGTGCCGGAGCTCTCGGACCTGAGCAAGGAGCCACAATCGACGTGGGACCTGTACGGCCAGGATGCAAAGGTGCCGGGTACGTTTGCGTACAACTGTCTGATGGCTCGGCGCATGGCCGAGCGTGGCGTTCGGTTTACGCAGATCTACAAGCGTGGCTGGGATGTGCACGCTGACGTCGTAGGGCTGCTGCCGGTGCTTTGCCAGGAGACGGACCGTCCCGCGTATGCGCTGGTGACGGACCTGAAGCAGCGGGGCCTGTTGGACGATACGCTGGTCATCTGGGGAGCGGAGTTTGGCCGCACGGTGTACAGCCAGGGCGGCCTTTCGGCGACGAACTATGGCCGCGATCATCATCCGCGGTGCTACACGACGTGGATGGCGGGCGCGGGGGTAAGGCCGGGAATCACCTATGGCGAGACCGATGAGTTCAGCTACAACGTGGTAAAGGATCCGGTGCACGTACGGGACTTCAACGCGACACTGCTGCACTGCATGGGGATTGACCATAACAAGCTGACGTACAAGTTCCAGGGGCTGGACCAGAAGCTGACGGGTACGACGCCGGCGAACGTGATTCAGGGGCTGCTGGCTTGA